In one window of Echeneis naucrates chromosome 17, fEcheNa1.1, whole genome shotgun sequence DNA:
- the LOC115057409 gene encoding activin receptor type-2B isoform X2: protein MSFSWLTCSLLLGTLCAGYSLGEAETRECVYYNDNWRTERTNQSGFERCEGEKDKRLHCYASWLNSSGTIKLVKKGCWLDDFNCYDRQECVSMEENPQVFFCCCEGNYCNERFTHLPDMIGNVKIRPPQRVPSLLNVLVYSLLPLCVLSLALVLALWMYRHRKPPYGHVDLSEDPGPTPPSPLMGLKPLQLLEIKARGRFGCVWKAQLMSEYVAVKIFPVQDKQSWQNERDIFMTPGMRHENILRYIAAEKHGTNLETELWLITEFHERGSLTDHLKGNTVTWTELCHIAETMSRGLAYLHEDIPSYKGEGPKPTIAHRDFKSKNVMLRDDLTAVIGDFGLAVRFEPGKPPGDTHGQVGTRRYMAPEVLEGAINFQRDSFLRIDMYAMGLVLWELVSRCTETDGTVGEYMLPFEDEIGQHPSLEDLQDVVVHKKMRPVIKECWLKHPGLSQMCETIEECWDHDAEARLSAGCVEERIGQIARMISSTTSDSPVSIVTSLTNEDLPPKESST, encoded by the exons ATGTCTTTTTCATGGCTGACTTGTTCACTTCTTCTGGGAACTTTATGCGCAG GGTACAGTCTGGGCGAAGCAGAGACCCGGGAGTGTGTGTACTACAATGATAACTGGCGTACGGAGAGGACCAACCAGAGCGGCTTTGAGCGCTGCGAGGGGGAGAAAGACAAGCGACTGCACTGTTATGCCTCCTGGCTCAACTCCTCAGGGACCATCAAGCTGGTGAAGAAAGGCTGCTGGCTGGACGACTTCAACTGCTATGACAG GCAAGAGTGTGTCTCCATGGAGGAAAACCCTCAggtcttcttctgctgctgcgaGGGCAACTACTGCAATGAACGATTCACCCACCTTCCTGACATGATTGGCAATG TGAAAATTCGGCCCCCACAAAGAGTGCCCTCCCTGCTCAATGTGCTGGTGTATTCCTTACTGCCTCTCTGCGTGCTTTCCCTGGCCCTTGTTCTGGCCTTGTGGATGTACCGTCACCGCAAACCTCCCTACGGCCACGTGGACCTAAGCGAG GATCCTGGGCccactcctccatctcccttGATGGGTCTGAaacctctgcagctgctggaaatTAAAGCTAGGGGGCGCTTTGGTTGTGTTTGGAAGGCCCAACTGATGAGTGAATATGTTGCTGTCAAGATTTTCCCTGTTCAG GATAAGCAGTCATGGCAAAATGAGCGGGACATTTTCATGACACCGGGGATGCGACATGAAAACATCTTGCGCTACATCGCTGCAGAAAAACATGGAACCAACCTGGAGACGGAGCTGTGGCTCATCACAGAGTTTCATGAGAGG GGTTCCCTGACAGACCACCTGAAGGGTAACACTGTGACCTGGACTGAGCTGTGTCACATAGCAGAGACCATGTCCCGCGGCTTGGCCTACCTCCATGAGGACATTCCCAGTTATAAGGGAGAGGGGCCAAAACCCACTATTGCACACAG GGACTTCAAGAGTAAGAATGTGATGCTTCGAGATGATTTAACTGCAGTTATTGGAGACTTTGGACTCGCTGTTCGATTTGAACCAGGAAAACCTCCAGGAGATACTCATGGCCAG GTGGGTACGAGGCGTTACATGGCTCCAGAGGTGCTAGAGGGAGCCATCAACTTTCAGCGAGACTCCTTCCTGAGGATAGACATGTATGCCATGGGCTTGGTGCTATGGGAGCTGGTGTCCCGCTGCACAGAGACTGACG GTACAGTTGGTGAGTACATGCTGCCGTTCGAAGATGAAATAGGCCAGCATCCCTCCCTGGAGGACCTGCAGGATGTGGTTGTGCACAAGAAGATGCGTCCAGTCATCAAGGAGTGCTGGCTCAAACATCCT GGTTTGAGCCAGATGTGCGAGACCATCGAGGAATGCTGGGACCACGATGCCGAGGCACGATTGTCAGCCGGCTGCGTGGAGGAGCGCATCGGCCAAATTGCCAGGATGATCAGCAGCACTACCTCAGACAGCCCCGTCTCCATTGTGACGTCTCTCACCAACGAGGACCTACCTCCCAAAGAGTCCAGCACCTGA
- the LOC115057409 gene encoding activin receptor type-2B isoform X1 has translation MSFSWLTCSLLLGTLCAGYSLGEAETRECVYYNDNWRTERTNQSGFERCEGEKDKRLHCYASWLNSSGTIKLVKKGCWLDDFNCYDRQECVSMEENPQVFFCCCEGNYCNERFTHLPDMIGNGNRVKIRPPQRVPSLLNVLVYSLLPLCVLSLALVLALWMYRHRKPPYGHVDLSEDPGPTPPSPLMGLKPLQLLEIKARGRFGCVWKAQLMSEYVAVKIFPVQDKQSWQNERDIFMTPGMRHENILRYIAAEKHGTNLETELWLITEFHERGSLTDHLKGNTVTWTELCHIAETMSRGLAYLHEDIPSYKGEGPKPTIAHRDFKSKNVMLRDDLTAVIGDFGLAVRFEPGKPPGDTHGQVGTRRYMAPEVLEGAINFQRDSFLRIDMYAMGLVLWELVSRCTETDGTVGEYMLPFEDEIGQHPSLEDLQDVVVHKKMRPVIKECWLKHPGLSQMCETIEECWDHDAEARLSAGCVEERIGQIARMISSTTSDSPVSIVTSLTNEDLPPKESST, from the exons ATGTCTTTTTCATGGCTGACTTGTTCACTTCTTCTGGGAACTTTATGCGCAG GGTACAGTCTGGGCGAAGCAGAGACCCGGGAGTGTGTGTACTACAATGATAACTGGCGTACGGAGAGGACCAACCAGAGCGGCTTTGAGCGCTGCGAGGGGGAGAAAGACAAGCGACTGCACTGTTATGCCTCCTGGCTCAACTCCTCAGGGACCATCAAGCTGGTGAAGAAAGGCTGCTGGCTGGACGACTTCAACTGCTATGACAG GCAAGAGTGTGTCTCCATGGAGGAAAACCCTCAggtcttcttctgctgctgcgaGGGCAACTACTGCAATGAACGATTCACCCACCTTCCTGACATGATTGGCAATGGCAACCGAG TGAAAATTCGGCCCCCACAAAGAGTGCCCTCCCTGCTCAATGTGCTGGTGTATTCCTTACTGCCTCTCTGCGTGCTTTCCCTGGCCCTTGTTCTGGCCTTGTGGATGTACCGTCACCGCAAACCTCCCTACGGCCACGTGGACCTAAGCGAG GATCCTGGGCccactcctccatctcccttGATGGGTCTGAaacctctgcagctgctggaaatTAAAGCTAGGGGGCGCTTTGGTTGTGTTTGGAAGGCCCAACTGATGAGTGAATATGTTGCTGTCAAGATTTTCCCTGTTCAG GATAAGCAGTCATGGCAAAATGAGCGGGACATTTTCATGACACCGGGGATGCGACATGAAAACATCTTGCGCTACATCGCTGCAGAAAAACATGGAACCAACCTGGAGACGGAGCTGTGGCTCATCACAGAGTTTCATGAGAGG GGTTCCCTGACAGACCACCTGAAGGGTAACACTGTGACCTGGACTGAGCTGTGTCACATAGCAGAGACCATGTCCCGCGGCTTGGCCTACCTCCATGAGGACATTCCCAGTTATAAGGGAGAGGGGCCAAAACCCACTATTGCACACAG GGACTTCAAGAGTAAGAATGTGATGCTTCGAGATGATTTAACTGCAGTTATTGGAGACTTTGGACTCGCTGTTCGATTTGAACCAGGAAAACCTCCAGGAGATACTCATGGCCAG GTGGGTACGAGGCGTTACATGGCTCCAGAGGTGCTAGAGGGAGCCATCAACTTTCAGCGAGACTCCTTCCTGAGGATAGACATGTATGCCATGGGCTTGGTGCTATGGGAGCTGGTGTCCCGCTGCACAGAGACTGACG GTACAGTTGGTGAGTACATGCTGCCGTTCGAAGATGAAATAGGCCAGCATCCCTCCCTGGAGGACCTGCAGGATGTGGTTGTGCACAAGAAGATGCGTCCAGTCATCAAGGAGTGCTGGCTCAAACATCCT GGTTTGAGCCAGATGTGCGAGACCATCGAGGAATGCTGGGACCACGATGCCGAGGCACGATTGTCAGCCGGCTGCGTGGAGGAGCGCATCGGCCAAATTGCCAGGATGATCAGCAGCACTACCTCAGACAGCCCCGTCTCCATTGTGACGTCTCTCACCAACGAGGACCTACCTCCCAAAGAGTCCAGCACCTGA
- the LOC115058171 gene encoding gamma-crystallin N-A-like has translation MSQYSGKIVFYEGKCFTGRKLEIGSDCDNFQDRGFMNRVNSVRVESGAFVCFDHPDFKGQQYILEHGEYPEFQRWNAHNDHMGSCKPIRMHGEHYRMELFEGDNFSGQCVELCDDCPFLQARGLTKNCINSIKVYGDGAWVLYEEPNYRGRMYIVERGNYCTHVEWQAENPNIQSVRRVANYF, from the exons ATGTCTCAGTACTCAGGAAAG atcgTCTTCTATGAGGGAAAATGTTTCactgggaggaagctggagatcGGCAGCGACTGTGACAACTTTCAGGATCGGGGCTTCATGAACAGAGTCAACTCTGTCCGCGTGGAGAGCGGGGCCTTCGTCTGCTTCGACCACCCAGACTTCAAGGGCCAACAGTACATACTGGAGCACGGCGAGTACCCTGAATTCCAGCGCTGGAATGCCCATAATGATCACATGGGCTCCTGCAAGCCAATCAGGATG CATGGAGAGCACTACAGGATGGAGCTGTTTGAGGGGGACAATTTCTCCGGCCAGTGTGTGGAGCTCTGTGACGACTGCCCGTTCCTGCAAGCACGAGGCCTGACCAAGAACTGCATCAACTCCATCAAGGTCTATGGAGATGGAGC ctgGGTGCTGTATGAGGAGCCTAACTACCGTGGCCGCATGTACATCGTGGAGAGAGGAAACTACTGCACTCACGTGGAGTGGCAGGCGGAGAACCCCAACATCCAGTCTGTTCGCAGGGTGGCGAACTACTTTTAA
- the ly97.3 gene encoding CD59 glycoprotein translates to MKLLAFALTIALLFTAGEALTCHRCVPKRAGGDCGLSVETCKPGKDGCAAARFLREPYGHYQKCMALSDCEMLKTNAYIDINCCSDDMCNTF, encoded by the exons ATGAAGCTGTTGGCCTTTGCTTTAACCATCGCCCTGCTGTTTACAGCCG GTGAAGCCCTGACCTGCCACCGTTGTGTCCCCAAAAGGGCTGGAGGCGACTGTGGGCTCAGCGTGGAGACGTGTAAACCGGGAAAGGACGGTTGTGCTGCCGCCAGGTTCCTCAGAGAACCAT ATGGCCATTACCAGAAATGCATGGCTCTGTCAGACTGCGAAATGCTGAAGACGAACGCCTACATCGATATAAACTGTTGTAGCGATGACATGTGCAACACCTTTTAA